A single window of Jatrophihabitans sp. DNA harbors:
- a CDS encoding DNRLRE domain-containing protein — MSTAQAQKSRVEDLSARTPEASTFAEPNGSWTVESYSGPVRAQNKSGDWIGLNSKLSKRSGAYAPTTSAYEMSFSDGGDTTIAAVKTGDGHDLKVGWPGKLPTPTVEAGTLTYPDVTENGDLVVTSRPNGFSYSVILRQAPAAGAGPVEFSFPLSLDGATARVTDAGGIEISHGKTRVASAPSPVMWDGADANKDGQGTVTKIATAVEVSGGVPTLVLRPDMSLLTAAGTQYPVTIDPTFIVSATSDTWVQSAGDTSSQIISPELRVGSTDAGVTTARSYLFFDLANMSKMSAFDVNSAQVNLSNFETGACSGSPLTMSRITGGWYTGTVTWASQPAVTSAGASQSSQSYGAAGCPAEGVVSFDATQIVKDWSAGAPNAGVRIAADSDIAASGSRKFRSGDNGTYSKSPKLIVNYNSYPKKPAASQVSPAISDGGAFITSSSAPTFTSSVEDPDGGQVTVTFKILQGSTVIESPTLGTVASGSSVYRIPPSLADGTYTAQWRASDATLDSDWSDPTTFIIDTSPPTAPSIACGGLAGGTWYNTKPVSSSTCTITAASGVDTLETTFNGDAVTFPSLSAGATSKSFIVPDNGVFELNVIAKDKVGNASMASFKTGMGAGAMVSPNDQDRSTDSFTVAGKSKAGASSALLQWRLAGDSSGAWTQATEVRAGSAVWSGVPTTFGDTASTGPLTWNASAEPGVESPSVLQARFCFNYTVSPTQRCTASRSLNMLPHAIGGSFPTSDLGPGQAALMTGEYVLDQSDVSVAGYGESLTVGRSFQSLGSTPSVQGGVFGPGWVANIQGPDGGFSSATVSDSTASNASITLTDSDGSSFSYLHSTQVKGAQKDGTYLAQGEAALSNNRLAITTVSGAKYLTLSDPDGTRTVWRHLGSATWSIDRVDEPGEGGLTSYTLDTAGRVTGIYVPAPAGVTCNATIQDKGCRALQLTYSTVGADKRLTQVDLRTWDPKPASNGLPGSSAAMSTIPVQKYSYDSAGKLTAAWDPRVGDGASALKRTYTYQSVGTHTMLASLTSPGEKAWRFGFDSLARIETVKRAHDAAIGSGDATWAVVYAVPTSGTGLPDLSPGAASAWGQLQVPVQGTAVFEPGAPGTVDMTYADISYFTAEGRTTNTASYGAGAWQIDTMGYDSVGNTVWELDEGNRNRALAAGGNTAVAANLLSTKTLYAANGTRVWAVWEPARSVMLANGTQISGRPKTVNVYDDEVDPSLVPGRPVPDPAEPPQNLLVETRKFLANTDDTIGYDLQRTRYRYDKVVPTDGDGWALTTPTRVSTDMGGGIWSTQLTRFDSAGKIIETRTPQGVSTTDGAGSDVRSTMTKYYTADASSPDPECRNRPEWADQVCATSQAASYATIPTERVTGYDYLMNPTRLEEASTPMARTTVVSYDIAGRPTARALSMAGALAGDQPVADASITYSPTTGALASTTVAGQTISQTQDSWGRLLTENDGTGNTATTTYDSAGRTKTFHDGKGTYTYTYDGTDAAGNAERRGLVTKVDVGLPSGPDEFSVAYDANGANTRLVYPNGLIATSTFNEGGDQTALSYVVGSSKVAGFNRLIDPHSRVRFEDSPLSKFGYSYDPRGRLVQVRDYMGGQCTTRDYTFSLDSNRTALATAPPGAAGACSTSNPTVKSSAFDIADRIMDSGYSYDYFGRTRSVPPADTAHSGGSGLAVRYFANDMVASTAQRFPAANGELHTQTYGLDAYQRLSTLSETTEGVELRRTTNHYSDSSDSPAWIAKETRPNGLTSWTGTWTRNVLSPDGDLGLIQRSDGTSSVQVTNMHGDVVSTLENATVFSGLTNYAESTEYGGERVGSTSLGQGYGWLGAERRSSDTGGGLTLMGARLYNPATGRFLSMDPVPGGNDNAYTYPVDPVNAYDLSGEWLEYGRWGAYKWYKTLYSGKHKVHKSKIARAFANIASKIMRKILGRIFSLGITYKVKWKVKYYQKVRGIYDSRTGNLRGVQHKVKIKYGQKIWACSVFGTLCYSVTGGVYVHISTEYRLWTRWWYN; from the coding sequence ATGTCCACAGCGCAAGCCCAGAAATCGCGGGTTGAAGACCTGTCGGCGAGAACCCCGGAGGCCTCGACGTTCGCAGAACCGAACGGCTCGTGGACCGTGGAGTCCTACTCGGGGCCTGTCCGCGCTCAGAACAAGAGTGGCGACTGGATCGGCTTGAACTCCAAGCTGTCGAAGCGGAGCGGCGCCTACGCTCCCACGACGTCCGCTTATGAGATGTCGTTCTCAGACGGAGGCGACACGACCATCGCGGCGGTCAAGACCGGCGACGGCCACGACCTCAAGGTGGGCTGGCCAGGCAAGCTGCCGACGCCCACAGTCGAGGCCGGCACGCTGACCTATCCCGACGTCACCGAGAACGGCGACCTGGTGGTCACGTCGCGTCCCAACGGGTTCAGCTACTCGGTGATCCTGCGCCAAGCGCCAGCGGCCGGCGCCGGCCCGGTGGAGTTCTCGTTTCCGCTCAGCCTGGATGGGGCAACGGCGCGCGTCACCGACGCCGGCGGAATCGAGATCTCGCATGGCAAGACGAGGGTGGCCTCGGCGCCGAGCCCGGTGATGTGGGACGGCGCGGACGCCAACAAGGACGGCCAGGGGACAGTCACCAAGATCGCGACAGCGGTTGAGGTCTCAGGCGGCGTCCCGACACTGGTCCTGCGGCCGGATATGTCCTTGCTGACAGCTGCTGGCACGCAGTACCCGGTCACGATCGACCCTACGTTCATTGTGAGTGCCACCTCTGACACCTGGGTTCAAAGCGCGGGTGACACCTCCAGTCAGATCATCTCACCTGAACTGCGCGTCGGCTCAACTGACGCAGGCGTGACCACAGCGAGGTCGTATCTGTTCTTCGACCTGGCGAACATGTCGAAGATGTCAGCGTTCGACGTCAACTCGGCTCAGGTGAACCTGTCCAACTTCGAGACGGGAGCTTGCTCAGGGTCCCCACTGACGATGTCGCGGATCACCGGCGGTTGGTACACCGGCACGGTGACGTGGGCGAGCCAACCTGCCGTCACCTCAGCTGGCGCCAGCCAATCCTCCCAGTCCTATGGAGCCGCCGGCTGCCCCGCCGAGGGCGTCGTCTCCTTCGATGCCACCCAGATCGTGAAGGACTGGTCAGCCGGCGCGCCGAACGCTGGTGTGCGGATCGCGGCCGACAGTGACATCGCGGCGTCGGGATCGCGGAAGTTCCGCTCAGGCGATAACGGCACGTACTCGAAGTCGCCCAAGCTGATCGTGAACTACAACTCCTACCCGAAGAAGCCGGCCGCCTCTCAAGTGTCGCCCGCCATCAGCGACGGCGGGGCCTTCATCACCTCGTCCAGCGCGCCGACCTTCACCTCCAGCGTCGAGGACCCGGACGGCGGCCAGGTCACGGTCACCTTCAAGATCCTGCAGGGTTCGACGGTCATCGAGAGCCCGACGCTGGGAACAGTCGCCTCCGGTTCATCGGTCTACCGCATACCACCCAGCTTGGCCGATGGCACGTACACAGCCCAGTGGCGAGCATCCGACGCGACCCTCGACTCCGATTGGTCAGACCCGACGACCTTCATCATCGACACGTCGCCGCCGACGGCGCCCAGCATCGCGTGTGGCGGCCTGGCAGGCGGAACCTGGTACAACACCAAACCGGTCTCGTCGTCCACCTGCACCATCACCGCTGCCAGCGGAGTCGACACCCTCGAGACCACCTTCAACGGCGACGCGGTGACCTTCCCCAGCCTGTCGGCAGGCGCCACCTCGAAGTCGTTCATCGTCCCCGACAACGGCGTCTTCGAGCTGAACGTCATCGCCAAGGACAAGGTGGGCAACGCGTCCATGGCTTCCTTCAAGACCGGCATGGGCGCCGGAGCCATGGTCAGCCCCAACGACCAGGACCGCTCCACCGATTCGTTCACCGTCGCCGGTAAGTCAAAGGCAGGCGCGTCCAGCGCCCTGCTGCAGTGGCGCCTCGCCGGTGACAGCAGCGGCGCCTGGACCCAAGCCACCGAAGTCAGGGCAGGTTCGGCCGTGTGGTCTGGTGTGCCCACCACCTTCGGTGACACCGCCAGCACCGGCCCCCTGACCTGGAACGCCTCCGCCGAGCCGGGCGTCGAGTCACCTTCGGTACTCCAGGCGCGCTTCTGCTTCAACTACACGGTGAGCCCGACGCAGCGGTGCACCGCGTCCAGGAGTTTGAACATGCTGCCCCACGCCATCGGCGGCTCCTTCCCCACCTCCGACCTTGGCCCGGGGCAGGCAGCCCTGATGACGGGTGAGTATGTGCTGGACCAGAGCGACGTCAGCGTTGCCGGCTACGGCGAGAGCCTGACGGTGGGTCGTTCCTTCCAGTCGCTCGGATCCACGCCTTCGGTGCAGGGCGGTGTGTTCGGCCCGGGATGGGTCGCGAATATCCAAGGACCGGATGGTGGCTTCTCATCGGCCACCGTGTCGGATTCGACGGCGAGCAACGCCTCGATCACGCTTACCGACTCCGATGGAAGCTCGTTCAGTTACCTGCACTCGACACAGGTCAAGGGTGCTCAGAAGGACGGCACGTACCTCGCGCAAGGCGAGGCGGCGCTGAGCAACAACAGGCTGGCTATCACAACCGTCTCCGGCGCCAAGTATCTGACGCTCTCAGACCCGGACGGCACCCGGACGGTGTGGCGTCACCTGGGCTCAGCGACGTGGTCCATCGACCGCGTCGATGAACCCGGAGAAGGCGGGCTGACCTCCTACACACTGGACACTGCCGGTCGTGTCACAGGCATCTACGTCCCTGCGCCAGCAGGAGTGACCTGCAACGCCACTATCCAGGACAAGGGCTGCCGAGCGTTGCAGCTCACCTATTCCACGGTCGGAGCCGACAAGCGACTCACGCAGGTCGATCTGCGGACCTGGGATCCCAAGCCCGCGTCGAACGGGCTGCCCGGATCGAGCGCGGCGATGAGCACCATCCCTGTCCAGAAGTACTCCTATGACTCCGCAGGCAAGCTGACCGCGGCGTGGGATCCCCGGGTCGGAGACGGAGCCTCGGCACTGAAGAGGACCTATACCTACCAGAGCGTCGGCACCCACACGATGCTGGCCAGCTTGACTTCGCCGGGCGAGAAGGCCTGGCGCTTCGGCTTCGATTCCCTCGCGCGGATCGAGACCGTCAAGCGCGCGCACGACGCCGCGATCGGCTCAGGGGATGCGACCTGGGCGGTCGTTTACGCAGTGCCGACGTCGGGTACTGGACTTCCCGACCTCAGTCCTGGCGCGGCTTCGGCCTGGGGACAGCTTCAGGTTCCGGTCCAGGGCACCGCGGTCTTTGAGCCCGGAGCACCCGGCACTGTGGACATGACGTACGCCGACATCTCCTATTTCACCGCCGAGGGCCGGACCACGAACACGGCAAGCTACGGTGCGGGCGCCTGGCAGATCGACACCATGGGCTACGACAGCGTCGGCAACACCGTGTGGGAACTTGATGAGGGCAACCGCAACAGAGCGTTGGCCGCCGGCGGAAACACTGCCGTCGCCGCGAACTTGCTGTCCACCAAGACGCTCTATGCCGCCAATGGCACTCGGGTCTGGGCCGTATGGGAACCCGCCCGCAGCGTGATGCTCGCCAACGGGACCCAGATATCTGGCCGACCTAAGACGGTCAACGTCTATGACGACGAGGTTGACCCGAGCCTGGTGCCCGGCAGGCCGGTGCCTGACCCTGCCGAGCCACCCCAGAACCTCTTGGTCGAGACTCGAAAGTTCCTCGCGAACACAGACGACACCATCGGCTACGACCTGCAGCGGACTCGGTACCGCTACGACAAGGTCGTCCCGACAGACGGCGACGGCTGGGCTCTCACGACGCCTACCCGGGTGTCAACGGATATGGGCGGTGGTATTTGGTCCACTCAATTGACGCGCTTTGACTCGGCCGGAAAGATCATCGAGACCCGGACGCCTCAAGGAGTGTCGACCACCGACGGGGCCGGGTCGGACGTGCGCTCCACGATGACCAAGTACTACACCGCTGACGCCTCGTCGCCGGACCCCGAGTGCCGCAATCGACCCGAGTGGGCAGACCAGGTGTGCGCCACGTCGCAGGCGGCAAGTTACGCCACCATTCCCACGGAGCGAGTCACCGGCTACGACTACCTGATGAATCCGACGCGCTTGGAAGAGGCGTCGACGCCCATGGCTCGGACGACGGTGGTCTCCTACGACATCGCCGGACGGCCGACCGCACGAGCGCTCAGCATGGCGGGCGCGCTCGCGGGCGATCAACCAGTCGCAGACGCCAGTATCACGTATTCGCCGACGACCGGCGCCCTGGCCTCAACCACGGTCGCGGGTCAGACCATCTCTCAGACCCAGGACAGTTGGGGGCGGCTGCTCACCGAGAACGACGGGACCGGCAACACCGCCACGACGACCTACGACTCCGCCGGTCGGACGAAGACCTTCCACGACGGCAAAGGCACTTACACCTACACCTACGATGGAACGGACGCCGCCGGAAACGCCGAACGCCGTGGACTTGTCACCAAGGTCGACGTCGGCCTCCCGTCCGGGCCGGACGAGTTCAGCGTTGCCTATGACGCCAATGGCGCCAACACCAGACTCGTGTATCCCAATGGCCTGATCGCGACCTCCACCTTCAACGAAGGAGGCGATCAGACAGCGCTGTCCTACGTCGTCGGTTCGAGCAAGGTCGCTGGATTCAACCGCTTGATCGATCCGCACTCGCGCGTCCGGTTCGAGGACTCGCCGTTGTCGAAGTTCGGCTACAGCTACGACCCCAGGGGCCGGCTTGTTCAGGTCAGGGACTACATGGGTGGGCAGTGCACCACGCGCGACTACACGTTCAGCTTGGACTCCAACCGCACAGCGCTCGCCACGGCGCCTCCCGGAGCGGCAGGCGCGTGCTCCACGTCGAATCCGACAGTCAAGTCGAGCGCGTTCGACATCGCGGATCGGATCATGGACTCCGGCTATAGCTATGACTACTTCGGTCGCACCCGGTCCGTACCGCCTGCAGACACCGCGCACAGTGGCGGAAGCGGGTTGGCGGTGAGGTACTTCGCCAACGACATGGTCGCCAGCACCGCCCAGAGGTTCCCGGCCGCGAACGGAGAACTCCACACCCAGACCTATGGCCTGGACGCCTATCAACGCTTGTCGACCTTGAGCGAGACCACCGAAGGCGTCGAGCTACGCAGAACCACGAACCACTACTCCGACAGCTCCGACTCACCTGCGTGGATCGCGAAGGAGACTCGGCCCAACGGGCTGACGAGCTGGACCGGCACGTGGACCCGCAATGTGCTGAGTCCCGATGGGGATCTGGGTCTGATCCAGAGGTCAGACGGCACGTCCAGCGTCCAGGTCACGAACATGCACGGCGACGTGGTGTCGACCCTGGAAAACGCGACGGTCTTCAGCGGGCTCACCAACTACGCCGAGTCCACCGAATACGGCGGTGAGCGCGTTGGCTCGACGTCGCTGGGCCAGGGTTATGGCTGGCTGGGCGCCGAGCGCCGCTCCAGCGACACCGGCGGTGGCCTCACCCTCATGGGCGCCCGCCTCTACAACCCGGCAACCGGGCGGTTCCTGTCGATGGATCCCGTGCCCGGAGGCAATGACAACGCCTATACCTATCCCGTCGACCCGGTCAATGCCTACGACCTCAGCGGTGAATGGCTCGAGTACGGGCGATGGGGCGCCTACAAGTGGTACAAGACGCTGTACAGCGGCAAACACAAGGTGCACAAGTCCAAAATCGCCCGTGCGTTCGCGAACATCGCAAGCAAGATCATGAGAAAGATCCTCGGCAGGATCTTCAGCTTGGGAATCACGTACAAGGTCAAGTGGAAGGTCAAGTACTACCAAAAGGTCCGCGGCATCTACGACAGCAGGACAGGAAACCTGCGCGGCGTCCAGCACAAGGTGAAGATCAAATACGGGCAGAAGATCTGGGCATGTTCGGTCTTCGGCACGTTGTGCTACAGCGTCACAGGAGGCGTCTACGTCCACATCTCGACGGAGTACAGGCTGTGGACCAGGTGGTGGTACAACTGA
- a CDS encoding GNAT family N-acetyltransferase, whose amino-acid sequence MTEIVFSAELADVDWSALKRALVADDFDNLRSPEQYRRSHENSHAVVFGRWNGEFVANGRILSDGVCNAYLVDIWTATPYRRRGVGREVVNRLLATVPGQHVGLFTDDMQAFYATLGFRPQVGGMSKVVGDWLKGG is encoded by the coding sequence GTGACTGAGATCGTGTTCTCCGCAGAGCTGGCCGACGTGGACTGGTCGGCGCTCAAACGGGCCCTGGTGGCCGATGACTTCGACAACCTCCGCAGCCCCGAGCAGTACCGGCGCTCGCACGAGAACTCCCACGCAGTCGTCTTCGGACGCTGGAACGGGGAGTTCGTCGCCAACGGCCGGATCCTCAGCGACGGGGTCTGCAACGCCTACCTGGTCGACATCTGGACCGCGACCCCCTACCGCCGCCGCGGCGTCGGGCGAGAAGTGGTCAACCGGTTGCTGGCCACCGTGCCGGGCCAACACGTCGGGCTGTTCACCGACGACATGCAGGCGTTCTACGCGACGCTCGGCTTTCGGCCGCAGGTCGGCGGCATGAGCAAGGTGGTCGGCGACTGGCTCAAGGGCGGTTGA
- a CDS encoding 1-aminocyclopropane-1-carboxylate deaminase produces MPLSDFPRYPLLFGPSPVHPLERLSAHLGGAQIWAKREDCNSGLAYGGNKTRKLEYLVPEALAQGATHLVSIGGVQSNHTRQVAAVAAKLGLQARLVQESWVDWPDSVNDRVGNILLSRIMGAHVELVEAGFGIGFKQSWENALAEITDGGGVPYPIPAGASDHRLGGLGFANWAYEVQRQEAELGVFFDTIVVCSVTGSTHAGMIAGFAGQDRPRRVLGIDASAKIAETRSQVERIARNTAELIGLGRELGDEEITVLEGWAGDYYGIPVQSTLDAMRLTGSLEGMIIDPVYEGKSMAGLIDLVSTGEIARDSTVLYAHLGGQPAINAYSALFRS; encoded by the coding sequence ATGCCCTTGAGCGACTTCCCCCGCTATCCGCTGCTCTTCGGCCCGAGCCCGGTGCACCCTCTGGAGCGGCTGAGCGCCCATCTCGGCGGCGCCCAGATCTGGGCCAAGCGGGAGGACTGCAACTCCGGCCTGGCTTACGGGGGCAACAAGACCCGGAAGCTGGAGTACCTCGTTCCCGAGGCGCTGGCGCAGGGCGCGACTCACCTGGTCTCGATCGGCGGCGTGCAGTCCAACCACACCCGCCAGGTCGCGGCAGTCGCGGCCAAGCTCGGCCTGCAGGCCCGGCTCGTGCAGGAGAGCTGGGTGGACTGGCCGGACTCGGTCAACGACCGGGTCGGCAACATCCTGCTGTCGCGGATCATGGGCGCGCACGTCGAGCTGGTCGAGGCCGGTTTCGGCATCGGCTTCAAGCAGAGCTGGGAGAACGCCCTGGCCGAGATCACCGACGGCGGCGGCGTGCCCTATCCGATTCCGGCCGGCGCCTCCGACCACCGGCTGGGCGGCCTGGGTTTTGCGAACTGGGCCTATGAGGTGCAGCGGCAGGAGGCTGAGCTGGGCGTCTTCTTCGACACCATCGTCGTCTGCAGCGTGACCGGCTCCACCCACGCCGGCATGATCGCCGGGTTCGCCGGGCAGGACCGGCCGCGCCGGGTGCTGGGCATCGACGCCTCCGCCAAGATCGCCGAGACCAGGTCGCAGGTCGAGCGGATCGCGCGGAACACCGCCGAGCTCATCGGCCTGGGACGGGAGCTGGGCGATGAGGAGATTACCGTGCTGGAAGGCTGGGCCGGGGACTACTACGGCATCCCGGTCCAGTCCACCCTGGACGCGATGCGGCTCACCGGCAGCCTGGAGGGCATGATCATCGACCCGGTCTATGAGGGCAAGTCGATGGCCGGGCTCATCGACCTCGTCAGCACCGGTGAGATCGCGCGCGACTCGACCGTGCTCTACGCCCACCTCGGCGGCCAGCCGGCCATCAACGCCTACAGCGCGCTTTTCAGGTCCTGA
- a CDS encoding DUF885 domain-containing protein, whose protein sequence is MTFAPFTKLADDAVASLCAHYPEQATYLGDHSHDDQLSDPSAAAGQRRSAELRSLIARLDELPAERLDTADAVDRDILRTAAEGELLELNELDEASWNPMLHNPGQALYGLLSRDFAPLPERLSGVAGRLRAIPDYLQAARSRLGEMSRVHVETAVGQLEGTLALIEGEVPAAVAKAGGVGPDLSQEVSRAAAAVREHQDWLRGELPGARRPARLGPDLFADKLALTLATPWQPTTLLEQAYRDLERVERELAELVGQSTKSADVDRAVIAAEFDRLAADAPTSDTILQLCRDALTETTEFVREHDLLTLHEDPVDIIEMPEIDRGVAVAYCVAVGALETAPLATQFAVSPTPTDWPAERVRSFYREYNIHMLHNLTIHEAMPGHVEQLSHNHRYQGANPVRGVFGSGSFIEGWAVYAEELMAGLGYRRKISAEAAAAVRMQQLKMQVRSILNTIMDVSFHTGELDQREAMELMTVRGYQEEGEATGKWRRVQLSSTQLSTYYVGYLEVRGLATDLRQARPAWSDRQLHDSMLSYGSPPVRYLRQLLELPPAA, encoded by the coding sequence ATGACCTTCGCACCCTTCACCAAGCTCGCTGACGACGCCGTCGCGTCGTTGTGCGCGCACTACCCCGAGCAGGCCACCTATCTCGGTGACCACAGCCATGACGATCAGCTCAGCGATCCGTCGGCGGCCGCCGGGCAGCGGCGCAGCGCCGAGCTCCGCTCGCTGATCGCGCGGCTGGACGAGCTGCCGGCAGAGCGGCTGGACACCGCCGACGCGGTTGACCGCGACATCCTGCGGACGGCGGCCGAAGGCGAGCTGCTCGAGCTGAACGAGCTTGACGAGGCCAGCTGGAATCCGATGCTGCACAACCCGGGACAGGCGCTGTACGGCTTGCTCTCGCGGGACTTCGCCCCGTTGCCGGAACGGTTGTCAGGGGTGGCCGGCCGGTTGCGCGCGATTCCGGACTACCTGCAGGCCGCGCGGAGCCGGTTGGGCGAGATGTCCCGGGTGCACGTCGAGACTGCCGTCGGGCAGCTGGAGGGCACCCTGGCCCTGATCGAGGGCGAGGTCCCCGCGGCGGTGGCCAAGGCCGGAGGCGTCGGCCCGGACCTGTCGCAGGAGGTCAGCCGGGCGGCGGCGGCGGTACGCGAGCACCAGGACTGGCTGCGTGGCGAGCTGCCCGGCGCCCGGCGGCCGGCCAGACTCGGCCCCGACCTCTTCGCCGACAAGCTGGCGCTCACCCTGGCCACCCCGTGGCAGCCCACGACGTTGCTGGAACAGGCCTATCGCGATCTGGAGCGGGTCGAGCGCGAGCTGGCCGAGCTGGTCGGGCAATCCACCAAGTCGGCCGACGTCGACCGGGCCGTGATCGCCGCCGAGTTCGACCGGCTGGCCGCCGACGCGCCCACCAGCGACACCATCCTGCAGCTGTGCCGGGACGCGCTGACCGAGACGACCGAATTCGTGCGCGAGCACGACCTGCTCACCCTGCACGAGGACCCCGTGGACATCATCGAGATGCCCGAGATCGATCGCGGCGTGGCAGTGGCCTACTGCGTCGCGGTCGGCGCGCTGGAGACCGCGCCGCTGGCCACCCAGTTCGCGGTCTCTCCCACTCCGACGGACTGGCCGGCAGAACGGGTGCGCTCGTTCTACCGCGAGTACAACATCCACATGCTGCACAACCTCACCATCCACGAGGCGATGCCAGGTCATGTGGAGCAGCTGTCGCACAACCACCGTTACCAGGGCGCCAACCCGGTCCGCGGCGTGTTCGGCAGCGGCTCGTTCATCGAGGGCTGGGCGGTCTACGCCGAGGAGCTGATGGCCGGCCTGGGCTACCGCCGCAAGATCTCCGCCGAGGCGGCCGCGGCGGTGCGCATGCAACAGCTGAAGATGCAGGTGCGATCCATCCTGAACACCATCATGGACGTGTCCTTCCACACCGGCGAGCTCGACCAGCGCGAGGCCATGGAGCTGATGACGGTTCGCGGGTACCAGGAGGAGGGCGAGGCCACCGGCAAGTGGCGTCGGGTGCAGCTGAGCTCGACCCAGCTGTCCACCTACTACGTGGGCTACCTCGAGGTCCGCGGGCTGGCCACCGACCTGCGCCAGGCCCGGCCCGCCTGGTCGGACCGGCAGCTGCACGACTCGATGCTGAGCTACGGCTCCCCGCCGGTCCGCTACCTGCGCCAGCTGCTGGAACTGCCGCCGGCCGCATGA
- a CDS encoding glycerophosphodiester phosphodiesterase family protein, producing the protein MSPPVRPAIGIAHRGFSPDGAENSMAAFQAAVDLGYRHLETDARVTGDGVALAFHDAILDRVTNSRGQLRQLSWREVSAARILGREPIPRLEEVLSAFGEVSVNIDVKSDAAVGPTLDAIRRTNSWHRVRLAAFSPARLLQLRRTAGPATPSALTATEVAALSHDRFGLLAGPPRRAGLAAQVPPRIGPLQVVQPRLIATARARGIEVHVWTVNLRAEMVRLLDLGVDAIMTDRADLLREVLRERGQWQA; encoded by the coding sequence GTGAGCCCACCGGTCCGCCCGGCGATCGGAATCGCGCATCGCGGCTTCTCCCCCGACGGCGCCGAGAACTCGATGGCGGCATTCCAGGCCGCGGTCGATCTGGGCTACCGCCACCTGGAGACCGACGCGCGGGTGACCGGTGACGGGGTGGCGCTCGCCTTTCACGACGCGATCCTGGACCGGGTGACCAACTCCCGCGGGCAGTTGCGGCAGTTGAGCTGGCGAGAGGTCAGCGCGGCCCGCATCCTGGGCCGCGAGCCGATCCCCCGGCTGGAAGAGGTGCTGTCGGCCTTCGGCGAGGTCAGCGTCAACATCGACGTCAAGTCCGACGCCGCGGTCGGACCGACGCTGGACGCGATCCGGCGCACCAACTCCTGGCATCGGGTGCGGCTGGCGGCCTTCTCCCCCGCCCGGCTGCTGCAGCTGCGCCGCACCGCCGGACCGGCGACCCCTAGCGCGCTGACCGCCACCGAGGTGGCCGCGCTCTCCCATGACCGGTTCGGCCTGCTGGCCGGCCCGCCCAGACGCGCCGGCCTGGCCGCTCAGGTGCCGCCGCGGATCGGCCCGCTGCAGGTGGTCCAGCCTCGTCTCATCGCCACTGCCCGGGCGCGCGGCATCGAGGTGCACGTCTGGACGGTCAACCTGCGCGCCGAGATGGTCAGGCTGCTCGACCTCGGCGTCGACGCGATCATGACCGACCGCGCCGACCTGCTGCGTGAGGTCCTACGCGAGCGTGGCCAGTGGCAGGCCTGA